In the Desulfuromonas sp. DDH964 genome, CGAAAGTGACGGGATTTTTCTCGCCGGGGAAAGCCTTGCTGAAGAGTTCCCGATATTCGGGGATGCTCTGCAGGGTGGCGACGACCCGTTCCGGCGTGTTGTTCATTTCGACCGAAGCCTGGACTGGTCCCTTGGCTTGTTCCGCCAGGTCTTTGGCCCGGCCGTCCCAGAACTGGGCCACATTGAAAGCGGCATTTAGGACAGTCGGAGCATTGCGTGGTCCTTTTTGCCAGTTATGCCCGGTTGATGTCTCCTGTAAGTCTCCCCCGGCAAGGCCAACATTGTGACAGGTGTTGCAACTGATCAACTGTGAGGCGGAAAGGCGCGGGTCAAAATAGAGCATCTTGCCCAGTTTCACCTTGACCGGCGAGGCCGGGTTACCCGCCAGGGGTGGAGCACTCGTCGGCAAGGGCTTAAAGAGAGTTTGGCTCGTCTTCATGAGGTTACTTTCGCTGGCATATGCCGTGTTGACCATGAAAAGTGCTGCTACCATGACAAACAGAGCTCGGTACATGCTTGATTCTCCTTTTCTGCACTGGCCCAATGACCGGAGCGGATATGGGTTGAGGACTCGCTTACAGCTTTTGACGCATGGTTCCCTGTTTCGGTTTACCTTAAAATCTGTTCTTCCCGGATGTCCGTAACAGGTTCTACATTAACTCAACTTAATTTAAAGTCCAGTCACCCATAGCGGAAAATTCGTTATTTTATCGACACCAACAGATAGTCCAGGCGTTCTCAACGACAGGCAAAAAATGCCAAGGGACACTCTGTCATGAGTGTCCCTTGGCATTTCAATGCTGGGAAGGATTGGTTCAGATAGGCGAAAAGACCTTACACCTGAATCGAACGGTTCTCGGCTTCGATTTTATCAACGACGCAGTAAATCCCTTCCCCTTTCATCCCGGGACGAAAGCAGCCGTTGCAGGAGATACAGGTAGAGCGATAGCTCTCGTCAGTGCGCAGGCGGTTTGGAAAGTCCGGTTCGCGAATCAATGGCCGCGAGAAAGAGAAAAAATCGGCCTCATCTTCCTGCAAGAGCCTCTGCAAAACTGTGCCGGAGCGGAGACCGCCGACCAGCAGGATCGGCACGTCGATGACTTCCTTGAGACGGCGGGCATAACGGGAGTTGTAGGCCTCATGGGCGGGTTCGTTGATCTCCTGGCGCACCGGGGTGGTCTTCCCCGAAGCGGCGGTGCCGGAGCTGACCTCGATGGCGTCGATGCCAAGTTCTCCAAGGCGCTGGGCGATCTGCATCGCCTCACCGAATTCGAGACCGCCCGGCAGGTGATCGGCAGCGGTCAGCTTAATGGTGACCGGGTAGTGCGGACCGACCGCCCTCCGCACCGCAACGCAGACCTCTTCGAGGAAACGCATGCGTCCTTCGAGGGTGCCACCATAGGCATCACTGCGCCGGTTCATCAGCGGCGAGAGAAACTGGTTGATCAGGTAGCCATGGGCGCCGTGCAGTTGCACCCCGTCAAATCCGGCCTGCTTCGCCCGATTCGCGGCGGCGGCGAAGGCCTGCACTAGGTCCTGGATTTCAGTAATACCCAACTCCCGCGGCAATTCCGGATAGTTGGGTGCCTTAAGCGCCGAAGGCGCCAGGGGCACGGCACCGATCATTTTGGCCGTGGTCTGGGCGCCCGCGTGGACCAGCTGGCAGAAAACCCGGCCCCCTTCTTCATGGACCGCCGTACTCAGCTCGCGCAGGGGTGCAATCAGGTCATCGCTATCGATTCCCATCTTGCCGGGAAGCTGCTTGCCATCGGCACGGATGTAACTGTAGCCGGTGATGATCAGACCGACACCGCCCCGGGCCAGGTTGCGATAGAGCTGAACCAGCTTCGGGGTCGGTCGCCCGTCGACCTCGCACAGCCCTTCCCAGGTGGCGCTGCGGACAAAGCGATTGGGGAGCTTGAGGGAACCGATGGCAGCGGAATCGAAAAGGGCCTTGGTCATAACGAGGCTCCTTTGGCAGGGGGAGTTAGAGGGGTGGACGGTATGACGGAATATGGGGCCAGTCAGACCTTATCACCGGAGGTCAGCGTGTACCGTCTTCGAGACTGATTTCGCCTTTTTCCTGGAGATGAATCCGGGGCCGCAGGCTGCCGATGTCGAGCTTGGCATCCAAAGCGTAGGTCACAACTGACTGCGGCTGGTTGAGAAGAGACGCCAGCAGGCGGATACTGCGCAAAAGGTCGGTGGTCGCGGTCAGGGTCACATCCCCTTCGCCGTAGGCGGGGACCTCCGGCAGGTCGCTGGTCGCGCCGGTGACCACCTTCTGGCCGGCGAGGGTCAGCGAGTAGACGATGCCTTCAAGCTTGAGGGGGGTACGGTTGGGATTGACGATATGCAGACCGATCTCAAAACGGGGCGCCATCCCCTCGGCAGGAAGCAGGCGGAAGGAAGAGAGCCCCACCGTCGGCTCTTCAAAGCCCGGGCCGAGGCCGGCGCAGCCGAAGACCAGCAGGCAGGCAGCGAGGCAGGAAAATTTTTGGGCGACCTTGGTCATGCATTACCTCAATAAAAAAATAGGACCAACCAGAGAGCGGTTCGCGCGGATCAGTTCGGATCAAGTCTGATCAGATTCGGATTCAGCCAAGCTCCAGGACGGCCCCATGCAACGAAGTGAGGGATGCCTATCCTTTGCTCTTTCCGAACTTAAATCCGAAGTGATCAGATTTTATCCGCGGGAAACCGCCCGTGCCTTTGCTGCTCCGTTTCATGGAGAAATCACCTCACCCGACCGACTTCCCTCGACGCTCTGCTGGTAGGCTTTCGCCACCTGGGTAGCCGGCATGCCGGGGAGCGGGTCCTTGCCCATCTTTTCGAGCGTCTCCCGCACCCAGGGCGGACTGACGACGTTGACCCGGACCCTGCGCTCCATCTCCAGCGCTGCCGCCCGCGCAAATCCTTCCAGCCCGGCGTTCACCAGGCTGATTGCGGCGCTCCCCGGCATCGGCATTTGCGCCAGAATGCCGCTGGTCAGGGTAAAGGAGCCGCCGTCGGCGATGAACTGACTGCCGATGCGGACCAGGTTCACCTGGCCCATCAGCTTGTTGGTCAGACAGAAGGCGAAGTCCTCATCGTTCAACTCCGCCAGCCCTTTGAAACGCGCCTGGCCTGCCGCGCTGACGACGGCATCGAATTTCCCGGCCTGGGTGTACATGCTGCGAATGGAATCGGCGGAGGAAATGTCGACCTTCAAATCGCCGCTCGAACGGGAGGCTTTGATAACGTCGTGATTCAGGGAGAGCAGGTCGCAGACGGCACTGCCAATAGTTCCGCTGGCGCCGATGAGTAGAATTCGCATAACTACCTCCGCTGATGGGTAATGGGCTACGGAGCCAGTTTATCATTTTTTGCTGAAGCCCGACAAAACGACCAATAAAATGAGGCAACCAATTTGCCCCAGTGGCCTCCCCTTTTTCAGCGGGTCAATCCTGCATATACCCCAGCGTGGCCGCCCAGAATGAGAGATCGTTGCGGGTCTTTTCATAAAGCCGGGCATTCATGATGGCAACACCGGCAATTTCCGCCAGTGCGGAAAGGAAGGTAATCTCCTCCTGGCTGTACTGCCGTTTTTCAGCGCTGTAAAGGCGCAGGACGCCGACCACACGATGGCGGGCGACGATCGGCATCGAGAGAATCGACTGGATCCCTTCGGCGACGGTCTCGGCCGGATATTCGAGGCGCGGGTCATTGGCGGTGTCGAGGATCAGTACCGGGCGCCCGGCGAGAGTTTCGGCGATACTCTGGTCGGTGTGGGGCTGCCCCTTGGCGAGGAACTTGGCGCTGAGACCGCTGGTGGCGATCAGCTCCAGCTCGTGGGTCGTCTCATTGCGCAGACGCAGGGCGCTCGCCTTGACCTTCATGACGGCGACTGCCTGGTCGACGATCAACTGCACCACCTGCTTCGATTCCCGGGTCGAGAGGAGTGCACGCGTGATCTCGTGCAGGGTGCGAAAATAAGTGAGACTTCTCGCCGAGTCGACCGGCATGAGGCAGGCGGGGCCGAGGGTCGGCTTTTCGAACTCGAAGCGGTCCGGCTGATCGACGCCGATTTCGCTGAAGAGCGCGGCGAGCTTGTCCCCTTCCGCCTGTGCGAGGCGGGCGTTGGAGATCGCCAGTCCCCCCATTTCGGCGAGGGCGGAGACGAATTCAAGATCCTCGCCACTGTAGTTACGCGGTCGGGAGCTGTAGAGGCGCAAAACGCCGATGACCTTCTCGGCGGCGATTACCGGCACCGAGAGGACCGTGTTGATCCCCTCGGCGCGCATCTCCTCCGGATACTGGATACGCGGATCTTCGGGAGCGTTCCTGATGCAGACCGGCTGGCCTGCGAGGACTTCGGGAATGCTCTGATCGGCGTTGAGTGCGCCCTTGTTCAGGTAGGCGTCGCTGAGGCCGTAAGAGGCGACCTGCTTGAGGCTGTTGCTCTCCTCGTCGATCAGCCGCAGGCTTCCCCCCTTGATATCAAGGGCAGCGACGGTGCGCTGCACCAGCGAGTCGAGAATCGCCTGCAGGTTCTCAGCGGAGAGGATCGCCTGCGCTGTCTCAAAAAAGAGACGGAAGTACTCGTTGGGATTGGTCTGCGGCATGAATAACCTCCATCAGGGGGTTCCCGGTGACAAAGCCTGAGCCAGCCTCGTCGACAATTGCTGCAAAAGACAAACGCCGCCCTTCAGCAGCTGGCTGAAAGGCGGCGCTTATAACCACCAGATGGAACTCGTCCTCGATCCCCCATTAGAACCTCCAAAGATGGAATTTCAACCAGTTAGAGATTTATAGCCGGTTAGCGACGCTGTTGTCAATCGCCGATAATCCGGACAGGTGAGATCCCTCCCGCCAGCGACCGTGGCGGCCGGGAAAAAACGCCAGCACTCCGCAGGGGTCGACCTGGCCTGCCAAACTCCGCGCGGCCCCTGGGATAGTTTTCAGCACAGCAGGGAATTCAGGTTCAGGAGCTGCAGATCTCGCAGATCCACGGCTCTGGCGATTCGTCACTCAGGAGAGGCGGCCCTGGGGAAGGATCAGTTGCAGATGTAATCGCTCACCCGCCATTGCCCATTGGCATCCGCCGTAACGGCAACGATCTCGGTGGTCTGCCGCTTGTGGGTAAAGGAGGACTGAAAGACGATTACGACGTAGTCACCATCGGGATTTTTGGGATAGGAGTCTTTGAAGACGGTTTTGCTCGCCACCCGGTTGACCAAGGGGCCGTAAAAGGACCTTTGCGTGCCGATACTGGCTACCCACCGCTCCCGCTGCTGGGAGCTGCGGTGGTAGGTACTGGTCGCGTCGAAAGCGGCAGCGATATCGCCTTGATCGAGCAGCGCCAGGAAAGCTGTCGCAGATTGGAGCGCCGCAGCCTCGTCACTGGCAATAGCTGCGCCCGGGGGCAACCAGGCGCCGAGCAGAAGACTGAAAGACAGAATCAGGACGGTAGTTTTCACAGGCTCCACCTGCCGTGCATGTCGCCGGCCATAACGTAAATTGAATGATATGGGGACATCATACCGGCAGGTCCTGACGATTTTCTCACAAATTGCCACCACTGGTATCCCTGACCGATTTTTTCAATAAAAAAGATGGCCCGAAAGGTCAGTCGCTTTTTGCTGGAATAGGTTCCTGTAACGTCAGGAGGGGGCAGCTGCCAGGTCGCCGCAGGTGGATCAGTCGATAATCGAGGAAGTATCATCGCACCGGGGTGAATCAAGCCTCATCCCGCGCCATTGCTCCAAACATAAATGGGCCAGGGATACCGCCTATCCCTGGCCCAGATCTTCATATGGCGTTCACTATAGCGACCACCGGTTCTGCGGAGAATTAAAACTACGGCCCGACGCTCTCACGGAGAAGTTCGGTGAGGGTCCTGCCGCAACAGCTCATCATCTTGCTCTTCGCTTCTTTGTCAGAATACTTCGTGTCACAGGTGTGGCAGATGAAAGCATTCTTTTCGGGGAGTTCTTCAACCGCTTTTGAAAACCTGTCATGGTATTGTTTGGTCATTTTACTATCCTTTCTCCCTCCAGGGACAATACATTGGCAAAAGCAGAGAATCGATTGCCTGGAAGGCGAATCTCCGATCTTCCAAAGGAATCGATGACCATTTCAGTTAACTTTACTTTATCATTATCGGGAAAATTGAACAACCCGCCGGGGCCTCGGTTGTTAGGAAGCCAGGTGCCGTGCGTCGGCCGCAAAAAATTCCGCAAACTGCCTGAAAGCCTGTTGCGACTGCACACTCCGCAGGGATCAGAAGCGGGGACCACTGCCCTTTTCATACATTAAACGGTGGAGCTTTGCTGCGTCTCGCGAATGTGACCGTAATTCAGCAGGGCGACAAAGATGCTCCCGCCAACCAGGTTGCCGAAGATGGTGAAACAAAGTAAAGCAGCGACCCGGGACGGCAGGAAATGATCACTGATCAGGTAGGCGGTAAATATCTGGACGCTACCAGCGATGGAGTGGCGCAGATCACCGCTGCCGATTAGGAAGGTGAAAATGTAAATCGATACCATCTGGCTCAGCGTGGGAGGCGTCGCCATGACCAGCCAGCCACCAAGGGCCATCATTTGCTTTTCCACGCTGGTCTGCCAATTGGATCACTCTTTTTTCCATTGCCGCTCTAAGTGATACCAGACAAGTCCCGGCATGGTTTCGCGATAGAAAAAGTCGCGAATCCTTCCCTAATACGTTGGCTTGGAAAAGTCCCCGGCCAGAATTTCTGACGATTTATGGAATCCTGTATAATCGAGGGGTACTGCTGACGCCCCTGGCAGATTAGGGGCGAACGATCTCCCCCTTCCCTTCCTTCACCTCCAACGGTGCCGGCAGGCAGTCCGACTGTTGATATGTGGACTCA is a window encoding:
- a CDS encoding DUF4019 domain-containing protein: MKTTVLILSFSLLLGAWLPPGAAIASDEAAALQSATAFLALLDQGDIAAAFDATSTYHRSSQQRERWVASIGTQRSFYGPLVNRVASKTVFKDSYPKNPDGDYVVIVFQSSFTHKRQTTEIVAVTADANGQWRVSDYICN
- a CDS encoding formate/nitrite transporter family protein, whose protein sequence is MMALGGWLVMATPPTLSQMVSIYIFTFLIGSGDLRHSIAGSVQIFTAYLISDHFLPSRVAALLCFTIFGNLVGGSIFVALLNYGHIRETQQSSTV
- a CDS encoding LEA type 2 family protein, with protein sequence MTKVAQKFSCLAACLLVFGCAGLGPGFEEPTVGLSSFRLLPAEGMAPRFEIGLHIVNPNRTPLKLEGIVYSLTLAGQKVVTGATSDLPEVPAYGEGDVTLTATTDLLRSIRLLASLLNQPQSVVTYALDAKLDIGSLRPRIHLQEKGEISLEDGTR
- a CDS encoding GAF domain-containing protein — its product is MPQTNPNEYFRLFFETAQAILSAENLQAILDSLVQRTVAALDIKGGSLRLIDEESNSLKQVASYGLSDAYLNKGALNADQSIPEVLAGQPVCIRNAPEDPRIQYPEEMRAEGINTVLSVPVIAAEKVIGVLRLYSSRPRNYSGEDLEFVSALAEMGGLAISNARLAQAEGDKLAALFSEIGVDQPDRFEFEKPTLGPACLMPVDSARSLTYFRTLHEITRALLSTRESKQVVQLIVDQAVAVMKVKASALRLRNETTHELELIATSGLSAKFLAKGQPHTDQSIAETLAGRPVLILDTANDPRLEYPAETVAEGIQSILSMPIVARHRVVGVLRLYSAEKRQYSQEEITFLSALAEIAGVAIMNARLYEKTRNDLSFWAATLGYMQD
- a CDS encoding short chain dehydrogenase codes for the protein MRILLIGASGTIGSAVCDLLSLNHDVIKASRSSGDLKVDISSADSIRSMYTQAGKFDAVVSAAGQARFKGLAELNDEDFAFCLTNKLMGQVNLVRIGSQFIADGGSFTLTSGILAQMPMPGSAAISLVNAGLEGFARAAALEMERRVRVNVVSPPWVRETLEKMGKDPLPGMPATQVAKAYQQSVEGSRSGEVISP
- a CDS encoding NADH:flavin oxidoreductase, producing the protein MTKALFDSAAIGSLKLPNRFVRSATWEGLCEVDGRPTPKLVQLYRNLARGGVGLIITGYSYIRADGKQLPGKMGIDSDDLIAPLRELSTAVHEEGGRVFCQLVHAGAQTTAKMIGAVPLAPSALKAPNYPELPRELGITEIQDLVQAFAAAANRAKQAGFDGVQLHGAHGYLINQFLSPLMNRRSDAYGGTLEGRMRFLEEVCVAVRRAVGPHYPVTIKLTAADHLPGGLEFGEAMQIAQRLGELGIDAIEVSSGTAASGKTTPVRQEINEPAHEAYNSRYARRLKEVIDVPILLVGGLRSGTVLQRLLQEDEADFFSFSRPLIREPDFPNRLRTDESYRSTCISCNGCFRPGMKGEGIYCVVDKIEAENRSIQV